The following proteins are encoded in a genomic region of Bosea beijingensis:
- the hisA gene encoding 1-(5-phosphoribosyl)-5-[(5-phosphoribosylamino)methylideneamino]imidazole-4-carboxamide isomerase: MGTMILFPAIDLKEGRCVRLKQGDMAQATIFNDDPAAQAADFEAQGFQWLHVVDLDGAFAGKPMNAAAVEAILKRVAFPVQLGGGIRDMKTVAGWLEKGIRRVIIGTAAVRDPGFVREAAKAFPGQVAVGIDARDGFVAVEGWAETSSLAAADLGKRFEDAGVAAIIYTDIARDGMLQGINWDGTIALAQAVSIPVIASGGLASMTDIERLCADDAAILEGAITGRALYDGRIDPAVALKRLATAGTGATA; the protein is encoded by the coding sequence CTGGGCACCATGATCCTCTTTCCCGCGATCGACCTGAAGGAAGGCCGCTGCGTCCGGCTGAAGCAGGGCGACATGGCGCAGGCCACGATCTTCAACGATGATCCGGCTGCCCAGGCCGCCGATTTCGAGGCGCAAGGGTTCCAGTGGCTGCATGTCGTCGATCTCGACGGAGCCTTCGCCGGCAAGCCGATGAACGCGGCCGCGGTCGAAGCGATCCTGAAGCGCGTCGCGTTTCCGGTGCAGCTCGGCGGCGGCATCCGCGACATGAAGACGGTCGCCGGCTGGCTGGAGAAGGGCATTCGCCGCGTCATTATCGGCACGGCGGCGGTGCGCGATCCCGGCTTCGTGCGCGAGGCGGCGAAGGCCTTTCCGGGCCAGGTCGCGGTTGGAATCGACGCGCGCGACGGCTTCGTGGCCGTGGAAGGCTGGGCCGAGACCTCCTCGCTGGCGGCGGCCGATCTCGGCAAGCGCTTCGAGGATGCCGGCGTCGCCGCGATCATCTACACCGACATCGCACGCGACGGCATGCTCCAGGGTATCAACTGGGACGGCACGATCGCGCTGGCGCAGGCCGTCTCGATCCCGGTCATCGCCTCGGGGGGCTTAGCCTCGATGACCGATATCGAGCGCCTCTGCGCCGATGACGCCGCGATCCTGGAGGGTGCGATCACGGGCCGGGCGCTCTATGACGGGCGCATCGATCCGGCGGTGGCGCTGAAGCGGCTGGCTACAGCCGGCACGGGAGCGACGGCATGA
- the hisF gene encoding imidazole glycerol phosphate synthase subunit HisF — protein MTLKTRIIPCLDVKDGRVVKGVKFLDLVDAGDPVEAAKAYDAAGADELCFLDITASHEDRGILFDVVTRTAEACFMPLTVGGGVRKVEDIRALLLAGADKVSINTAAVTNRQFVREAAEKFGAQCITVAIDAKQVTPGRWEIFTHGGRNATGIEAVAFAREVVSLGAGELLVTSMDRDGTKVGYDLGLTRAIADAVSVPVIASGGVGDLDDLVAGVAQGHASAVLAASIFHFGTYTIGQAKAHMAEAGLRMRLD, from the coding sequence ATGACGCTGAAGACCCGCATCATCCCCTGCCTCGACGTCAAGGACGGCCGCGTCGTCAAGGGCGTGAAGTTCCTCGATCTCGTCGATGCCGGCGACCCCGTCGAAGCCGCCAAGGCCTATGACGCGGCCGGCGCCGACGAGCTCTGCTTCCTCGACATCACAGCGAGCCACGAGGATCGCGGCATCCTGTTCGACGTGGTCACCCGCACGGCCGAAGCCTGCTTCATGCCGCTCACCGTCGGCGGCGGCGTGCGCAAGGTCGAGGATATCCGCGCGCTGCTGCTCGCCGGGGCCGACAAGGTCTCGATCAACACGGCCGCCGTGACCAACCGCCAGTTCGTCAGGGAAGCAGCCGAGAAGTTCGGCGCGCAGTGCATCACCGTCGCCATCGATGCCAAGCAGGTGACGCCCGGCCGCTGGGAGATCTTCACCCATGGCGGGCGCAACGCCACCGGGATCGAGGCCGTCGCCTTCGCCCGCGAGGTCGTCTCGCTCGGCGCCGGGGAACTGCTGGTCACCTCGATGGATCGCGACGGCACCAAGGTCGGCTACGATCTCGGCCTGACGCGCGCGATCGCTGATGCGGTCTCGGTCCCCGTCATCGCATCGGGCGGCGTCGGCGATCTCGACGATCTCGTCGCCGGCGTCGCGCAAGGCCATGCCTCGGCCGTGCTCGCCGCCTCGATCTTCCATTTCGGAACCTACACGATCGGCCAGGCCAAGGCGCATATGGCGGAAGCCGGGCTCAGGATGAGGCTGGACTGA
- a CDS encoding DUF2628 domain-containing protein, whose amino-acid sequence MPFYTVMTPPPVGGDRREEIEQARLIPEHFAWGAFLLTGLWLLGKRLWLATLLFVLVWGLLIWLNSRFGLHASALSLIYWSIALFLGVEGNNIVMRKLTRQGWRLADVVEARNLAEAERRYFERALAGEAALPRVEAAPATTTARPSGPLPIIGLFPEARGR is encoded by the coding sequence ATGCCGTTCTACACCGTCATGACGCCACCGCCCGTTGGCGGCGACCGGCGCGAAGAGATCGAACAGGCGCGGCTGATCCCCGAGCATTTCGCCTGGGGCGCCTTCCTGCTCACCGGCCTCTGGCTGCTCGGCAAGCGGCTCTGGCTGGCGACGCTGCTCTTCGTGCTGGTCTGGGGCCTGCTGATCTGGCTGAACAGCCGCTTCGGCCTGCATGCCAGCGCGCTCTCGCTGATCTACTGGTCGATCGCGCTGTTCCTCGGCGTCGAGGGCAACAACATCGTCATGCGCAAGCTGACCCGGCAGGGCTGGCGGCTCGCCGATGTCGTCGAGGCGCGCAACCTGGCCGAGGCCGAGCGCCGCTATTTCGAGCGGGCTCTGGCCGGCGAAGCGGCGCTGCCGCGCGTCGAGGCCGCGCCGGCCACGACCACGGCACGGCCGAGCGGGCCGCTGCCGATCATCGGCCTGTTCCCGGAGGCCCGGGGCCGATGA
- the hisB gene encoding imidazoleglycerol-phosphate dehydratase HisB, whose product MRSGEVKRRTNETDIAVSLLIDGTGKAEIATGVGFFDHMLDLFARHSLIDLTVKVKGDTHIDDHHSVEDAGIAMGEALKQALGSKKGIRRYADVHLPMDETLTRVAVDVSGRPFLVFRTEFKAQKIGTFDTELVREFFQAFVINAGITLHVETLYGDNAHHIAESCFKGLARALRQALDVDPREGDRVPSTKGAL is encoded by the coding sequence ATGCGTTCGGGCGAAGTGAAGCGCCGCACCAACGAGACCGATATCGCGGTCTCGCTCCTGATCGACGGCACCGGCAAGGCCGAGATCGCCACCGGCGTCGGCTTCTTCGACCATATGCTCGACCTGTTCGCCCGCCATTCGCTGATCGATCTCACGGTCAAGGTGAAGGGCGACACCCATATCGACGACCATCACTCGGTCGAGGATGCCGGCATCGCCATGGGCGAGGCCCTGAAACAGGCGCTCGGCTCGAAGAAGGGCATCCGGCGCTATGCCGATGTCCACCTGCCGATGGACGAGACCCTGACCCGCGTCGCCGTCGACGTCTCCGGCCGGCCGTTCCTGGTCTTTCGCACCGAGTTCAAGGCGCAGAAGATCGGCACCTTCGATACCGAGCTGGTGCGCGAGTTCTTCCAGGCCTTCGTGATCAATGCGGGCATCACGCTGCATGTCGAGACGCTCTACGGCGACAACGCCCACCATATCGCCGAGAGCTGCTTCAAGGGGCTGGCGCGGGCGCTGCGGCAGGCGCTGGATGTCGATCCGCGCGAGGGCGACCGCGTCCCCTCGACCAAGGGCGCGCTGTAG
- the hisH gene encoding imidazole glycerol phosphate synthase subunit HisH, producing the protein MSQSVAIIDYGSGNLHSAAKAFERAATEAGIPSTIHVTSDTDVVRAADRIVLPGVGAFADCRRGLDAVPGMVETLEEVVQAKGRPFLGICVGMQLLASRGLEYTVTQGLGWIPGDVMLIEPKDDALKIPHMGWNTLHKQDEHPLLDGIETGPQGLHAYFVHSYALSAARPQDVLALTDHGGPVTAMVAHGNVAGTQFHPEKSQKLGLKLITNFLSWAP; encoded by the coding sequence ATGAGCCAGAGCGTCGCGATTATCGATTACGGCTCGGGCAACCTGCACTCGGCCGCGAAAGCCTTCGAGCGGGCGGCGACTGAGGCCGGCATCCCCTCGACCATCCACGTCACCAGCGACACCGACGTTGTGCGCGCGGCCGATCGCATCGTGCTGCCGGGCGTCGGCGCCTTCGCCGATTGCAGGCGCGGGCTCGATGCGGTGCCGGGCATGGTCGAGACGCTGGAAGAGGTCGTGCAGGCCAAGGGCCGGCCCTTCCTCGGCATCTGCGTCGGCATGCAGCTCCTCGCCTCGCGCGGGCTGGAATATACGGTGACGCAGGGGCTCGGCTGGATTCCCGGCGACGTCATGCTGATCGAGCCGAAGGACGACGCCCTCAAGATCCCGCATATGGGCTGGAACACCCTGCACAAGCAGGACGAGCACCCGCTGCTCGACGGCATAGAGACCGGCCCGCAGGGATTGCACGCCTATTTCGTGCATTCATACGCGCTGTCGGCGGCGCGCCCGCAGGACGTACTGGCCCTGACCGACCATGGCGGACCGGTCACCGCGATGGTCGCGCATGGCAACGTTGCCGGCACGCAATTCCACCCTGAGAAGAGCCAGAAGCTGGGGCTGAAGCTCATCACGAATTTCCTGAGCTGGGCACCATGA
- the metZ gene encoding O-succinylhomoserine sulfhydrylase — MPSPDKAAAKLHPETRLVHDGIQRSQFGETSEALYLTQGHVYDNAAQAEGRFLNTDPGFQYGRLGNPTTAMLEARMASFEGAEACRATATGMAAVTAAMMAPVRAGDHVVAASALFGSCRYIIEDHLPRYGVETTLVEGTDLDAWRKAVRPNTKLFFLESPSNPTLEVLDIAAIARIAKGAGAKLVVDNVFATPLYQRPLELGADIVVYSATKHIDGQGRCLGGLILGSKELIEADIQNYLRQTGPILSPFNAWVMLKALETLPLRVGKQAENATKVADWLAAQAKPTKVIFPGHKNHPQAEIIKRQMSGPSTMIAFEVPGGKEGAYRLLDACKLIRISNNLGDAKSLIVHPATTTHQRFTPEVRAAMGVSDGLIRLSIGLEHHDDLIADLEQALAKV; from the coding sequence ATGCCGTCACCGGACAAAGCCGCAGCCAAGCTGCATCCCGAGACCCGCCTCGTCCATGACGGCATCCAGCGATCCCAGTTCGGCGAGACCTCGGAAGCGCTCTACCTGACGCAGGGCCATGTCTACGACAATGCCGCGCAGGCCGAGGGCCGCTTCCTGAACACCGATCCCGGCTTCCAGTACGGCCGGCTCGGCAATCCGACGACGGCGATGCTGGAGGCCCGCATGGCCTCCTTCGAGGGCGCCGAGGCCTGCCGCGCCACCGCGACCGGAATGGCGGCGGTGACCGCGGCGATGATGGCGCCGGTCAGGGCCGGCGACCATGTCGTGGCGGCGAGCGCGCTGTTCGGTTCCTGTCGCTACATCATCGAGGACCACCTGCCGCGCTACGGCGTCGAGACGACGCTGGTCGAGGGCACCGATCTCGATGCCTGGCGCAAGGCGGTGCGTCCCAACACCAAGCTGTTCTTCCTGGAATCGCCGTCGAACCCGACGCTGGAAGTTCTCGACATCGCCGCCATCGCCAGGATTGCGAAGGGAGCCGGCGCCAAGCTCGTGGTCGACAATGTCTTCGCCACGCCGCTCTACCAGCGCCCGCTGGAGCTCGGCGCCGATATCGTCGTCTATTCCGCGACCAAGCATATCGACGGCCAGGGCCGCTGCCTCGGCGGCCTCATCCTCGGCTCGAAGGAACTGATCGAAGCCGATATCCAGAACTACCTGCGCCAGACCGGCCCGATCCTCTCGCCCTTCAACGCCTGGGTGATGCTGAAGGCGCTGGAAACGCTGCCTTTGCGCGTCGGCAAGCAGGCCGAGAACGCGACCAAGGTCGCCGACTGGCTGGCGGCGCAGGCGAAGCCGACCAAGGTGATCTTCCCCGGCCACAAGAACCATCCGCAGGCCGAGATCATCAAGCGCCAGATGAGCGGCCCCTCGACCATGATCGCGTTCGAGGTTCCCGGCGGCAAGGAAGGCGCCTATCGCCTGCTCGACGCCTGCAAGCTGATCCGCATCTCCAACAATCTCGGCGACGCCAAGAGCCTGATCGTCCATCCGGCGACGACGACGCATCAGCGTTTCACGCCGGAGGTCCGCGCCGCGATGGGCGTCAGCGACGGCCTGATCCGCCTTTCGATCGGGCTGGAGCACCATGACGACCTGATCGCCGACCTGGAGCAGGCGCTGGCGAAGGTGTGA